The Neospora caninum Liverpool complete genome, chromosome X genome includes a region encoding these proteins:
- a CDS encoding putative S-adenosyl-methyltransferase mraW yields the protein MGGVIPQGHSVLTGCFCMVLRLFLISVLNKLTCLYRLGRLLSRQTCWLYVSLVLQTTTLTSPTSASTVLPSLCTKYQPGPLLSVANCAHVQQQGVLSTSWSRFAPNPSVSTETFSDLILHLDLVREHVSKNRSQLTSRSSKSLPTAVCGGNRSSLLASTHTSKNQFFSSGYPPCHLRCACFLSFGRSVLGACSGRQDHLPCLQLSRHIIGSLSGNWDRQTPSVAKASSLVCTGRSLEGDSEWFVAAPFRVTRSGPKATRNSFVLPSKSAFPPHPEDGGDRTRRVRDWEDGSMNSLAAMRRQNQQLCPLEATTPSSISRRQPGICRAALGKATGNVGHGWIELRNGERRDENGDDSTGHSTSCIRGAREEKNKNERQEDTSASDPRPHPEQHAPQPSFGNYHEHVPVMVQEVLQYLITAKDGVYVDCTAGGGGHVEAIWRAVASEGGRLLAIDRDEEAVEATRNRLRQLQAREGCDLGDTTCTNPREDKVVHGTESAKTDPGSSSVEKQVHVSRHFPPHRNGSSFERQQGRMMGTEGRGAFGKGTPAERPSVIVLQSSFADLPHALRRAMNTWQGSPGTVQAFSEAALPRRRTHGKSASQALRDSRQAAESGKGNKRPSKEDGPASRAGTGEKREKLHTKLDLQAPQEPAQCSYGDPPEVAALYEGLQGTVDGIFADLGVSTHQLNAAHRGFSHSIPGPLDMRFGRDKSSACGAVASPTSCPNGVDNADESCIAADETALHGRLQRGAVTQGGAPRNAASSDSCLENTFSDICVSGPGGALDAAQVVNGLPQAALASIFKLYGEEPLAELIAACIVRHRETRGTLRATEELREIVEGCCRYRNPQFIIKTCSRVFQMYVNQELEVLDLLLTHAERLLKPGGRLVILSYHSLEDRLIKQRLKRITQGSGWTAANSCRRGFFSSRHRPTGADTPGEFGSVTSAERGPKSAEMHQQLSRFLGTVLSDAVFAQEAAKSGSFLDADEAQRALFGLSGTRTDAENKVWHLLLKKPLKPKEEEVLRNRRARSAKMRVAAKLPYSQVQIMQRP from the exons ATGGGGGGCGTAATTCCCCAAGGTCACTCAGTCTTGACCGGGTGTTTTTGCATGGTTCTCCGGTTGTTCCTCATCTCCGTGCTCAACAAATTGACCTGCCTATATCGTTTGGGACGCTTATTGAGTAGACAGACTTGCTGGCTTTACGTTTCTCTAGTTCTCCAGACGACGACACTCACTTCCCCAACTTCGGCGTCCACAGTACTTCCTAGTTTATGCACCAAGTACCAGCCAGGGCCTCTGTTGAGTGTAGCGAATTGTGCACATGTGCAACAACAGGGTGTACTTTCAACAAGTTGGTCACGCTTTGCACCGAACCCCTCCGTTTCGACGGAAACTTTTTCGGATCTGATACTGCATCTGGATCTAGTGAGGGAGCATGTTTCAAAGAACCGATCACAATTGACATCACGTTCCTCCAAGTCACTGCCGACGGCAGTTTGCGGGGGCAATCGCTCGTCCCTGCTGGCCTCAACCCATACGAGCAAAAACCAGTTCTTCTCCTCTGGTTACCCCCCCTGTCACCTCAGATGTGCatgttttctgtcttttggGCGATCGGTTTTGGGGGCATGCTCAGGTAGACAAGATCATCTTCCTTGTTTGCAGCTGTCACGACACATCATTGGCTCTTTGTCGGGGAATTGGGATAGGCAGACACCGTCAGTCGCGAAGGCCTCCTCCCTTGTGTGTACAGGGCGTAGCCTCGAAGGGGATAGCGAGTGGTTCGTCGCTGCTCCGTTTCGTGTCACGCGCTCAGGCCCCAAGGCAACCCGTAACTCGTTCGTTTTGCCATCGAAAAGCGCCTTCCCTCCACATCCTGAAGATGGTGGAGATCGCACAAGGAGAGTGCGAGACTGGGAAGACGGGTCCATGAATAGCCTAGCGGCCATGCGGCGGCAAAACCAACAGCTGTGCCCGCTTGAAGCCACGACACCATCCAGTATATCTCGTCGTCAGCCAGGCATTTGTCGAGCGGCGCTTGGGAAAGCAACAGGGAACGTGGGGCACGGGTGGATAGAACTTCGAAATGGAGAGCGCAGGGACGAGAATGGAGACGACTCAACTGGTCATTCAACTTCATGCATTCGAGGCGctcgcgaggaaaagaacaaaAACGAACGTCAAGAAGACACGAGCGCTTCCGACCCGAGGCCTCATCCTGAACAGCATGCGCCCCAGCCATCCTTCGGCAACTACCATGAGCATGTTCCAGTTATGGTCCAGGAAGTTCTTCAGTACCTCATCACCGCCAAGGACGGGGTGTATGTAGACTGCACAGCGGGCGGCGGTGGCCATGTTGAAGCTATCTGGAGGGCCGTGGCATCCGAG GGTGGAAGGCTGCTAGCCATTGatagagacgaagaagcagtGGAAGCCACGCGAAACCGCCTGAGGCAACTTCAGGCTCGCGAAGGATGCGATCTAGGCGATACGACCTGCACGAACCCCCGAGAGGACAAAGTCGTGCACGGCACAGAGAGCGCAAAGACAGACCCTGGCAGCTCTTCGGTGGAGAAGCAGGTGCACGTCTCCCGACACTTTCCGCCACACAGGAACGGGAGTTCGTTCGAAAGGCAACAGGGACGGATGATGGGGACCGAGGGAAGAGGGGCGTTCGGAAAAGGCACGCCTGCTGAACGGCCGTCGGTAATTGTCCTGCAAAGTTCGTTTGCTGACTTGCCACACGCCCTTCGGAGGGCGATGAATACTTGGCAGGGCTCTCCTGGCACTGTGCAAGCGTTTTCAGAAGCGGCTCTACCCCGGCGAAGGACACACGGGAAAAGTGCTTCACAAGCCCTCAGAGACTCTCGGCAGGCAGCCGAGAgtggaaagggaaacaagAGGCCGAGCAAGGAAGACGGGCCGGCGAGCAGAGCCGgcactggagagaagagagaaaagctgcACACAAAATTGGATCTCCAGGCACCTCAAGAGCCGGCGCAGTGCAGTTACGGCGATCCACCCGAGGTTGCTGCCTTGTATGAAGGTTTGCAAGGCACTGTTGACGG GATTTTCGCTGATCTGGGTGTCTCGACACATCAATTGAATGCGGCGCATAGAGGCTTCTCGCATAGCATACCGGGCCCGCTTGATATGCGTTTCGGAAGGGACAAGTCGAGTGCGTGTGGCGCTGTAGCTTCTCCCACGAGCTGTCCAAACGGCGTGGACAATGCCGACGAAAGCTGCATAGCAGCAGACGAGACAGCTCTACATGGACGATTACAAAGGGGCGCTGTGACCCAAGGTGGGGCGCCAAGAAACGCCGCCTCAAGCGACAGCTGCTTGGAAAACACTTTTTCCGACATCTGCGTGAGTGGTCCTGGTGGAGCTCTTGATGCGGCACAG GTCGTGAACGGCCTGCCACAGGCAGCTCTCGCCTCAATTTTCAAGCTCTATGGAGAGGAACCTCTTGCCGAGTTAATAGCCGCGTGCATCGTACGGcatcgagagacgcgcggtACACTGAGGGCGACGGAGGAGCTGAGGGAAATCGTTGAAGGCTGCTGTCGATATCGGAACCCGCAGTTTATTATCAAGACTTGCTCGAGAGTTTTCCAG ATGTACGTCAATCAAGAGCTGGAAGTCCTGGACCTCCTCCTGACGCATGCCGAACGTCTCCTTAAACCAGGCGGTCGCCTAGTTATTCTTTCTTATCACTCTTTAGAAGACCGGCTCATCAAGCAGCGTTTGAAGCGCATCACTCAGGGCTCTGGTTGGACTGCTGCAAATTCCTGCCGAAggggtttcttctcttcgcgacACCGGCCAACAGGGGCGGACACTCCAGGCGAATTCGGGTCGGTTACCTCGGCCGAGCGCGGACCAAAATCTGCAGAGATGCATCAACAGCTGTCGCGCTTTCTTGGGACTGTCCTATCAGATGCGGTTTTTGCGCAGGAAGCTGCTAAATCTGGCAGCTTCCTTGATGCAGATGAGGCTCAGAGGGCGTTATTTGGTTTGAGTGGGACGCGCACCGACGCAGAAAACAAGGTTTGGCATTTATTGTTGAAG AAGCCTCTGAAGCCCAAGGAGGAGGAAGTGCTTCGAAATCGGCG GGCGCGAAGTGCAAAGATGCGCGTGGCAGCAAAACTGCCGTACTCCCAGGTCCAGATCATGCAAAGGCCTTGA
- a CDS encoding Protein arginine methyltransferase 5, related has product MPLHPPSNSCLTGPVYFGVGLPHAAVRTPSALHTHLQTVRSNLQCDFVVIPTAAFSPDFPTSPAPAPSSPSSSPSSASQVPAVRASIPLDHLPVYAAHPEKKAEILSASLDSFSSCSFRGVDGGLVDLPVSIPFTPSTGSDLALDSQTWASSIVCELSPWISPDRCLRPPSPSIASSSPSSSSPPAASSPDASDSPATELLVSFPESSSLRSRVSPQFSHWSFHVAAWQREMQWATHVGAYAVIAPVPIPGEAPVEYARQLRAALGQLQPPSVWVRLPLVYPRDGVEASEAQPASVYDDPWQQWRLIRAFIGHHAALGLCLEVTADLPSDEELDRWFAEPIRAVLVSPAIFTCAATLGADIHDEDENGVGKADGGEPAEASKRSRKPGKRSGSTPGGVGPREGLSVALSPRHFAFLSRCAEHRVKIILRHEEDACAEAADVGALDLASADAFPSLQASTSPGDTVVSASPQANFSVMDLQPYLSYIVARFLQLPTLSPAALFSAPYRDVLQSPMQPLADNLSTMNYEVFEKDPVKYVRYRQATLRRLREIWGPETRACEETAETPAKGTSPSGAHATAGKGERASRRAKAKKTSRRGRGSAETDSDFGDSWSEDDDATPSVARPAAYAWCLGGEDCPAHRHLPEVFADGRLGRLVIMVVGAGRGPLVQAALDALREAEIPLCRVHIYAVEKNSNAIITLRSRQATDPCEGWRAVRVIESDMREVGLVTEKADILISELLGSFGDNELSVECLHGAQLKLLKRGGVSIPTAYVSSVEPVSSPRLWTAIESYGDAKHFESPYVVDLFAVYRAGVEGPLECFHFRHPEPLLPFAGEEGDTRTSGAGGAAETGDRETPGEAAKGPKKAFGERPASPTSQQLTTWRHRRTRLAWHMKADALIHGLAGYFHCCLYKDVYISIDPRSFSEGMFSWFPLFLPFRVPVYVQRGEELEVYLAREGDGHRVWYEWASVKPHSSEIYNHLGKHYFIGK; this is encoded by the coding sequence ATGCCGCTGCATCCCCCCTCCAACTCGTGCCTGACAGGCCCAGTCTACTTCGGGGTCGGCCTTCCCCACGcggctgtacgtacaccgtcCGCGCTGCACACTCATCTGCAGACGGTGCGGAGCAACTTGCAGTGCGACTTTGTGGTCATTCCGACGgcagccttctctcccgacTTTCCCACGTCCCCCGctcctgcgccttcttccccttcttcctcgccgtcgtctgcttcgcaGGTTCCTGCCGTCCGCGCGTCGATTCCCCTGGACCACTTGCCAGTGTACGCTGCTCatccagagaagaaggcagagatcctctctgcttccctcgACTCCTTTTCGTCCTGTTCCTTCCGCGGCGTCGACGGCGGTCTCGTGGACTTGCCTGTCTCCATCCCCTTCACGCCGAGCACCGGCTCCGACTTGGCCCTCGACTCGCAGACCTGGGCCTCGTCCATCGTGTGCGAACTGTCTCCGTGGATCTCCCCCGACCGCTGTCTCCGACCTCCGAGCCCCTCCattgcttcctcctctccctcgtcttcgtctcctcccgccgcgtcttctccagacGCCTCTGACTCACCCGCAACCGAGTTGCTCGTGTCCTTTCCTGaatcgtcttctctccgctcccgggtgtctccgcagttCTCCCACTGGTCGTTCCACGTGGCCGCGTGGCAGCGCGAAATGCAGTGGGCGACGCACGTCGGTGCGTACGCCGTGATTGCGCCTGTGCCGATCCCCGGCGAGGCTCCTGTCGAGTACGCGAGACAGCTCAGAGCGGCGCTCGgccagctgcagccgccgtcGGTCTGGGTGCGTCTCCCGCTCGTCTACCCGCGCGACGGAGTCGAGGCCTCGGAGGCGCAGCCCGCGTCTGTCTATGACGACCCGTGGCAGCAGTGGCGGTTGATTCGAGCCTTCATCGGCCACCACGCCGCTCTTGGTCTGTGTCTCGAGGTCACCGCCGACTTgccgagcgacgaggaactTGATCGCTGGTTCGCCGAGCCCATtcgcgccgtcctcgtctcgcctgcaATCTTCACGTGCGCAGCGACGCTCGGGGCAGACATccacgacgaggacgaaaacgggGTCGGCAAGGCCGATGGCGGTGAACCCGCCGAGGCGTCGAAGCGGAGTCGGAAACCTGGGAAGCGTTCCGGATCAACTCCTGGGGGCGTCGGGCCGCGCGAAGGGTTGTCTGTGGCGCTTAGCCCCCGGCactttgcctttctctctcggtgtgCAGAGCACCGCGTGAAGATCATTCTTCGCCACGAAGAGGACGCGTGCGCGGAAGCAGCGGACGTGGGAGCCCTCGACCTGGCCAGCGCCgacgcctttccttccctgcaAGCTTCCACGTCGCCGGGCGACACTGTggtctcggcgtctccccaGGCGAACTTCTCCGTGATGGATCTGCAGCCGTACCTTTCGTACATTgtcgcgcgcttcctccAGCTCCCGACGCTCTCGCCGGCGGCGCTCTTTTCCGCGCCCTACCGCGACGTGCTGCAGTCGCCCATGCAGCCGCTCGCCGACAATCTGAGCACGATGAACTATGAAGTCTTTGAGAAAGACCCAGTGAAGTACGTCCGCTACCGCCAGGCCAcgctccggcgtctccgcgaaATCTGGGGCCCTGAGACGCGTGCgtgcgaagagacagcggagacacccgcgaaGGGGACGAGCCCGAGCGGGGCGCACGCGACGGCGGGGAAGGGCGAGCGGGCGTCTCGGCGcgcaaaggcgaagaagacctCGCGACGGGGTCGCGGctccgcggagacagacagcgacTTCGGCGACTCGTggagcgaggacgacgacgcgACTCCCTCAGTCGCTCGGCCTGCCGCGTACGCCTGGTGTCTCGGCGGCGAGGATTGTCCTGCGCACCGACACCTTCCCGAGGTCTTCGCCGACGGCCGCCTCGGGCGCCTGGTGATCATGGTTGTGGGGGCGGGGCGCGGACCTCTGGTGCAGGCGGCGCTGGACGCGctgcgcgaggcggagaTTCCGCTCTGCCGCGTGCACATCTACGCCGTGGAGAAGAACAGCAACGCGATCATCACGCTCCGTTCGCGGCAGGCGACCGATCCGTGCGAGGGCTGGCGGGCCGTGCGCGTGATCGAATCCGACATGCGCGAAGTCGGGCTCGTGACCGAGAAGGCCGACATCCTGATTTCGGAACTCCTCGGCAGCTTCGGAGACAACGAGTTGTCCGTCGAGTGTCTCCACGGCGCGCAGCTAAAGCTGCTGAAGCGCGGAGGCGTCTCCATTCCGACCGCGTACGTCTCGAGCGTCGAGCCCGTCAGCTCGCCGCGGCTCTGGACTGCGATTGAGAGCtacggagacgcgaaacactTTGAGTCGCCGTACGTCGTGGACCTCTTCGCGGTGTACAGAGCCGGCGTCGAAGGCCCACTCGAGTGCTTCCACTTCCGACACCCAGAGCCCCTCCTGCCGTtcgccggcgaggaaggggacACGCGGACCTccggcgcgggcggcgcggctgagacgggagacagggagacacctggcgaggccgcgaagggCCCGAAGAAGGCCTTCGGGGAGCGCCCTGCGTCCCCGACGTCGCAGCAGCTGACCACGTGGCGTCACaggcgcacgcgcctcgcgtGGCACATGAAGGCAGACGCGCTGATTCACGGCCTTGCAGGCTACTTCCACTGCTGTCTGTACAAAGACGTGTACATCTCCATCGATCCGCGGTCGTTCTCCGAGGGTATGTTCAGCTGgttcccgctcttcctcccgtTCCGCGTGCCGGTGTACGTCCAGCGCGGCGAAGAACTCGAAGTGTACCTcgcgcgcgaaggcgacggacaCCGCGTCTGGTACGAATGGGCCTCCGTCAAGCCTCACAGCAGCGAAATCTACAACCACCTAGGGAAGCACTACTTCATCGGAAAGTAG